The Zerene cesonia ecotype Mississippi chromosome 29, Zerene_cesonia_1.1, whole genome shotgun sequence genome includes a region encoding these proteins:
- the LOC119837827 gene encoding acyl-CoA desaturase-like, whose translation MATRTTTIQQQWDVKENYYDQVLPKESDMLQPIRKMERRVGFVTPIIWSGAIIISLFHIIVISYFAYFLYSGRRCLRSTFVIQCIFGIMAGLGVTAGAHRLWTHKSYKVKKPVKILLLMFYATAGQNNLYNWVRDHRLHHKKSETSADPHDANRGFFFSHVGWLMMKKHPHVRTEGSKIDMSDITSDPMLVFFNRYFNILKFLFCFLIPIIVPVYLFGEELYVSVLSSFVRYIISLNATWSVNSFAHMHGLKPYDKDIMPSENNLVSIFALGEGWHNYHHTFPWDYKAAELPYFINLTTLFLDLLAFTGLVYDMKQASPSLIKAVAEKNGDDSRKLD comes from the exons ATGGCGACTCGGACTACAACTATACAACAGCAATGGGATGTGAAAGAGAACTATTATGACCAAGTACTACCAAAAGAATCCGATATGTTACAGCCAATCAGGAAGATGGAAAGACGCGTTGGTTTCGTCACGCCGATAATATGGTCTGGTGCAATAATCATAAGCTTATTCCATATCATTGTGATATCATATTTCGCGTACTTTTTGTACAGCGGGAGACGATGTCTTCGAAGCACGTTTGTAATAC AATGTATATTTGGCATTATGGCGGGCCTAGGTGTCACAGCTGGCGCCCATAGACTTTGGACTCATAAGTCTTATAAAGTGAAAAAGCCTGTGAAGATATTGTTGCTAATGTTTTACGCAACTGCTGGCCAG AATAACCTTTACAACTGGGTCCGCGATCACCGCCTACACCACAAGAAGTCTGAGACATCTGCTGATCCCCACGATGCCAACCGAGGGTTCTTCTTTTCACACGTGGGctggctgatgatgaagaagCACCCGCATGTTAGGACTGAGGGTTCTAAGATAGATATGAGTGATATAACAAGTGATCCTATGTTGGTGTTTTTCAATCG ATACTTCAACATCCTCAAATTCCTGTTCTGCTTCCTGATACCGATAATTGTGccagtttatttgtttggggAAGAGTTATACGTATCCGTGCTGTCTAGTTTTGTGCGGTACATTATATCATTGAATGCGACTTGGTCTGTGAATAGCTTCGCACATATGCATGGGTTGAAGCCTTATGATAA GGATATAATGCCTTCAGAAAACAACCTGGTGTCTATATTTGCACTTGGAGAAGGCTGGCATAATTACCACCACACGTTCCCCTGGGATTACAAAGCCGCTGAGTTGCCATATTTCATCAATTTGACCACCCTCTTCCTTGACTTATTAGCTTTTACTGGCTTGGTATACGATATGAAACAAGCCTCGCCATCTTTAATAAAGGCTGTTGCTGAAAAAAACGGAGATGACAGTCGAAAACTTGATTAG
- the LOC119837790 gene encoding cytochrome P450 4C1-like: MLAVILIIIVCGLWAWSRVRRNYNEPPAIPGGLPLVGHAHLLVGDSIQLWTTVKELSYECLRLGGVLSATIGPRTIYIVCDPDDALTVANSCLQKDTFYEFAKPWLGEGLVTGKLSIWKHHRRLLNPAFSSIVLDGFLGVFNSQSRRLVQELSKEVGKGPFDHWVYTRHNALETICLTALGIDFTEKSVLNSQYVQATEQIFNVFVERFQKFWLHNHFIYSLSGLRRKQDNLLKILHNMSYTVLQKRKADYLKSLESGYKEDKTGTKFKPFMDLLLELSVEKGAFNDREIQEHVDTMIVGGHDTSASVLMFTLVLIGSHPHVQEKIYEELRVVFGSDDRDVTKQDLSQLVYLEAVLKESMRIFPIVPVTARILDRDIKLKHCTLSKGRTCFMFVHGIHRHPMWGPDAEEFKPERWLNPLTLPDCPTAFAAFNMGRRICIGKSYAYMSMKTSLAHVMRHYKVQGDHTKLVLKIDVMLKPEEGHYISIERRS; this comes from the exons ATGTTGGCGGTAATACTGATTATTATAGTCTGTGGTCTATGGGCGTGGTCCAGGGTAAGGAGGAATTACAACGAGCCCCCAGCCATACCCGGAGGGTTGCCTCTAGTTGGTCATGCCCATTTACTAGTTGGAGATAGTATTC aaTTATGGACCACGGTGAAAGAGCTTTCCTATGAGTGTTTGCGGCTTGGAGGGGTGCTGTCTGCAACTATTGGGCCACGTACTATTTATA TCGTTTGCGATCCAGATGATGCATTAACGGTAGCGAACTCTTGCTTACAAAAGGATACTTTTTACGAATTTGCTAAGCCTTGGCTCGGAGAAGGGTTGGTGACTGGCAAGT TATCAATATGGAAGCACCATCGCCGTCTATTGAACCCAGCGTTCAGTTCGATTGTGTTGGACGGATTTCTCGGCGTTTTCAACAGTCAGTCTCGAAGACTTGTCCAGGAATTGTCCAAAGAAGTTGGCAAGGGACCGTTTGATCATTGGGTGTATACGCGTCACAATGCTTTGGAGACCATTTGTT TGACAGCTTTAGGGATAGACTTCACCGAGAAAAGTGTTCTCAACAGCCAATACGTGCAAGCGACAGAGCAGATATTTAACGTCTTCGTGGAGAGATTCCAGAAGTTTTGGCTCcacaatcattttatatacagcCTTTCGGGCTTGCGGAGAAAACAGGACAATCTGCTCAAGATTCTACATAACATGTCTTATACA gtACTTCAAAAACGGAAAGCTGATTACTTGAAAAGTTTGGAATCTGGTTACAAAGAAGATAAAACag GTACAAAATTCAAGCCATTCATGGATCTCCTGCTAGAGTTATCAGTGGAAAAGGGCGCGTTTAACGACCGCGAGATACAGGAGCACGTAGACACGATGATAGTTGGCGGTCATGATACATCAGCTAGCGTTCTTATGTTCACTCTGGTGCTGATAGGATCTCATCCACATGTTCAGGAGAAGATATATGAAGA ATTACGCGTAGTCTTTGGCAGCGACGATCGTGACGTCACAAAGCAGGATCTCTCACAGTTGGTGTACTTAGAAGCAGTGTTGAAGGAGAGCATGAGGATATTCCCTATCGTCCCTGTGACGGCTAGAATACTTGATcgagatattaaattaa AGCACTGCACTCTATCCAAAGGCCGGACCTGCTTCATGTTCGTCCACGGAATCCACAGGCATCCAATGTGGGGTCCAGATGCTGAAGAGTTCAAGCCAGAGAGATGGCTCAACCCACTGACCTTGCCCGACTGCCCCACTGCGTTTGCCGCGTTTAATATGGGAAGGAGAATTTGTATAG GTAAATCTTACGCATACATGTCGATGAAGACATCGCTTGCCCACGTCATGCGTCACTACAAGGTTCAAGGAGATCATACTAAATTGGTACTGAAAATTGACGTCATGCTAAAACCTGAAGAAGGCCACTATATAAGTATCGAGAGAAGAAGTTAA